The following coding sequences are from one Shewanella violacea DSS12 window:
- a CDS encoding DUF3612 domain-containing protein, whose translation MRTTKSLMRKSHFLGTKIRNLRKRNHLTMEDLSARCVRVDPETAPSVSYLSMIERGKRVPSAGMLAVIAAVFQKEVDWFLDDVPEEQAIMPDKGRRGGINGMALEPSFLFSKDILQIAIPEMLSQTGITGRQFAHLLIRAHQEHHQNHFPDLERAAEEIGLKRLPLALEDIMDIAKGMGLKIKWIDRAPKDVIDEMGATSTQLVTSFFEPPSTIYINKHLKSNPTRLKYDLAVHIGHCVLHNKDGLKSVLTTGKSQVSTEMDNGTPQSSTVNAQDILHAWRDFESSFFAGALLCPKVPFRQMLDRHGYEINVHEKVGVSASVAMRRMTVVSPYPHWHYFDAYAPGKLKAVYRGNGIPLPWGNMRLVQDPCQHWAVFRKINEDSSGSSAQLSILDVDNEPRIYSCESIRVKDMAGNNHVLCAGIDLNPAIQAQGGDASGIAAELKQACVKHGGEAEIPKAIKKDLTSVAKILNINWVERGIETQARLICARGAVCPRQPTCYEAGKPQCE comes from the coding sequence ATGAGAACAACAAAAAGCTTAATGCGAAAATCACATTTTCTTGGTACCAAGATCCGTAATCTAAGAAAAAGAAACCATCTCACCATGGAAGATCTTTCGGCGCGTTGTGTACGAGTCGACCCTGAAACCGCCCCATCTGTGTCATACCTGTCTATGATAGAGCGTGGCAAGCGAGTCCCCAGTGCCGGCATGTTAGCCGTCATCGCGGCAGTATTTCAAAAAGAGGTAGATTGGTTTTTAGATGATGTACCGGAAGAGCAAGCTATCATGCCAGATAAAGGACGCCGTGGTGGCATAAATGGCATGGCGCTGGAGCCAAGCTTTTTGTTTTCTAAAGATATATTGCAGATTGCCATTCCTGAGATGTTGTCACAAACTGGGATCACAGGACGACAGTTTGCCCATCTTTTAATTCGCGCCCATCAGGAGCATCATCAGAATCACTTTCCGGATCTCGAACGTGCAGCCGAAGAGATAGGCCTAAAACGACTACCACTCGCCCTGGAAGATATCATGGATATTGCTAAGGGGATGGGGCTTAAAATAAAATGGATCGACCGAGCGCCAAAAGATGTTATCGATGAGATGGGAGCCACCTCGACTCAGCTGGTGACGTCATTTTTTGAACCGCCTTCGACCATCTATATTAATAAACACCTGAAATCTAACCCGACTCGACTCAAGTATGATCTGGCCGTACACATAGGCCACTGCGTATTGCACAACAAGGATGGATTAAAATCTGTGCTTACCACAGGAAAAAGTCAGGTCAGCACAGAGATGGACAATGGCACGCCACAGTCTTCCACGGTAAATGCACAGGATATTCTCCACGCCTGGCGCGATTTTGAATCCAGTTTCTTTGCCGGTGCCCTACTTTGCCCTAAAGTCCCCTTCAGGCAGATGTTAGATCGCCATGGCTATGAGATAAATGTTCATGAAAAAGTGGGAGTCTCAGCATCGGTGGCCATGCGCCGCATGACCGTTGTCTCTCCCTATCCGCATTGGCACTATTTCGATGCCTATGCGCCGGGAAAATTAAAAGCTGTCTATCGCGGCAACGGTATTCCACTTCCCTGGGGCAATATGCGCTTAGTTCAAGACCCTTGTCAGCATTGGGCTGTATTTAGAAAAATCAATGAAGACAGCTCAGGTTCATCTGCACAACTGTCGATACTCGATGTCGATAATGAACCTAGAATTTACAGCTGTGAGTCCATAAGAGTAAAAGATATGGCCGGCAATAATCACGTGCTCTGTGCCGGCATAGATCTCAACCCCGCTATCCAAGCTCAAGGAGGAGACGCTAGTGGGATAGCTGCTGAATTAAAACAAGCTTGCGTTAAGCATGGCGGCGAAGCCGAGATCCCCAAGGCAATAAAGAAGGATTTAACCAGTGTGGCTAAAATTCTCAATATCAACTGGGTCGAGCGAGGCATAGAGACTCAAGCCAGACTCATCTGTGCAAGAGGCGCAGTCTGTCCACGTCAGCCCACTTGTTATGAAGCAGGCAAGCCTCAATGTGAGTAG
- a CDS encoding zinc-dependent alcohol dehydrogenase family protein, giving the protein MKAMIIKQLGSSHVFQLTEKVKPVLKPGHMLVEVKASSVNPLDIMLRSSDTPWSANLPEILHGDVAGIVSEVADDVTSLKVGDEVYGCAGGIAGIDGALAEFMLVDADLMALKPKSLTMKQAAALPLVSITAWEALCHKLKVKQGDKVLIHGATGGVGHVAIQLAKHLGAEVTATSTPRNMKLAASIGADNLVDIKAQSVADYVEQYTNGVGFDAIFDPVAGDNIQLSFEAARFNGAVATTLPIDNVLQVALKSLSFHSVLMLIPLVEGINRQSHGEILTQIAELVDAGIIEPLLDDSDFTIWQVAEAHARLESGVVVGKIALRV; this is encoded by the coding sequence ATGAAAGCCATGATCATAAAGCAACTGGGTTCCAGTCATGTGTTTCAACTGACCGAAAAAGTAAAACCTGTATTGAAACCAGGCCACATGCTGGTGGAAGTGAAAGCCAGCAGTGTGAATCCGTTAGATATCATGTTGCGCTCGAGCGATACCCCCTGGTCTGCTAATTTACCTGAAATACTTCACGGCGATGTGGCAGGAATTGTGAGTGAAGTGGCCGACGACGTCACTAGCTTAAAGGTTGGAGATGAGGTTTACGGCTGCGCGGGAGGAATCGCGGGTATCGATGGTGCATTAGCAGAATTTATGTTGGTCGATGCCGATTTAATGGCGCTTAAGCCCAAAAGCTTGACCATGAAGCAGGCTGCAGCCCTGCCTCTTGTGTCTATCACTGCATGGGAAGCCTTGTGTCATAAACTCAAGGTAAAGCAAGGAGATAAGGTTTTGATCCATGGCGCTACTGGCGGGGTTGGCCATGTGGCTATTCAGTTAGCCAAGCATCTTGGCGCAGAGGTCACGGCGACATCAACGCCGCGAAATATGAAACTTGCCGCCAGTATAGGCGCCGATAACTTAGTCGATATCAAGGCGCAGTCTGTGGCCGACTATGTTGAACAATATACTAATGGAGTGGGGTTCGATGCCATATTCGATCCCGTAGCCGGTGACAATATTCAGCTCAGTTTCGAAGCCGCTCGATTTAACGGGGCCGTCGCCACCACTTTACCCATAGATAATGTATTACAGGTGGCGTTAAAAAGCCTGAGTTTTCACAGCGTACTTATGCTTATTCCCCTGGTCGAAGGTATAAACCGACAATCTCATGGAGAAATTTTAACTCAGATTGCAGAGCTAGTAGATGCTGGCATTATCGAACCTCTGCTCGATGACTCTGACTTTACTATTTGGCAAGTCGCCGAAGCCCATGCTCGTTTAGAATCTGGCGTTGTGGTAGGGAAAATAGCGTTAAGGGTGTAG
- a CDS encoding LysR family transcriptional regulator has product MSMLTRLHYFNCVVETGSISKASRVFDIQPSSISRQLMALEKDLGIRLLNRNTRNIGLTEAGLTYYQYSQRIVSELDEAHRAVNELQKNPKGHLKVSMTVGFGESCVLPLISAFIRQYPEVNIELELTERVIDMVEENVDIAIRSGHLPDSNLIARKLTDNNFLICSSPQYITQHGQPLSANDLHEFDCIKYGYAGWREWLVMTSAPHAFKKLTISEGLTVNSVNGQKQLMLNDAGFALIPLWAVKEELKNGSLVQILAQDTFSPCAPLSSTYALYQKRELISPKIRVFLDFIRENLDRELEE; this is encoded by the coding sequence ATGAGCATGCTGACTCGGCTACATTATTTTAACTGTGTCGTAGAAACCGGTAGCATCTCGAAAGCGAGTCGAGTTTTCGATATTCAGCCCTCCTCCATCTCCCGCCAATTGATGGCACTAGAGAAAGACCTTGGTATTCGCTTACTCAATCGTAATACCCGCAATATAGGCTTAACCGAAGCAGGCTTAACCTACTATCAATATTCTCAGCGTATCGTCTCCGAACTCGATGAGGCTCATAGGGCGGTAAATGAGTTGCAGAAAAACCCTAAGGGTCATTTGAAAGTCAGCATGACAGTTGGCTTCGGTGAAAGCTGCGTACTGCCATTGATCTCTGCATTTATACGTCAATATCCAGAAGTAAACATTGAGTTGGAATTAACCGAGCGTGTTATCGATATGGTGGAGGAGAATGTCGATATCGCTATACGCAGCGGCCATCTACCTGACTCAAACTTGATCGCCCGTAAGCTGACCGATAATAACTTCTTGATCTGTTCGAGCCCGCAATACATTACTCAGCATGGACAACCCCTGTCGGCTAATGACTTGCATGAATTTGATTGTATCAAATATGGCTATGCCGGCTGGCGAGAATGGTTGGTGATGACATCAGCTCCTCATGCTTTTAAAAAATTGACCATTTCTGAAGGACTCACGGTCAACTCAGTCAATGGCCAGAAACAGCTCATGCTAAATGATGCAGGTTTTGCCTTGATCCCGCTATGGGCCGTAAAGGAAGAGTTGAAAAATGGCAGCTTAGTCCAAATACTGGCACAAGACACCTTTAGCCCCTGCGCCCCTTTGAGTTCGACCTATGCCCTCTACCAAAAAAGGGAATTAATCTCACCTAAAATTCGGGTGTTTCTGGACTTTATCCGAGAGAATCTAGATAGGGAACTCGAAGAGTAA
- the ribA gene encoding GTP cyclohydrolase II, whose amino-acid sequence MSIKYIASSKLPTPWGVFAMHGFEDTETGKEHIALTLGEWDSQSPILGRIHSECLTGDALFSLRCDCGFQLQTAMKNIADVGQGFILYLRQEGRGIGLLNKIRAYELQDQGANTVEANEKLGFAADMRKYDMILPMMEKIGIQKVKLMTNNPRKVKAMKDLGIEVVERIPLQVGKNRYNESYLRTKSTQLGHLMSEDYFADEGKE is encoded by the coding sequence ATGTCGATCAAGTATATAGCTTCTTCAAAATTGCCAACGCCTTGGGGCGTGTTTGCTATGCATGGTTTTGAAGATACAGAGACTGGCAAAGAACATATTGCACTGACATTGGGTGAATGGGATAGCCAGAGCCCGATCCTTGGACGTATTCATTCAGAATGCTTAACCGGTGATGCACTATTCAGTCTACGCTGTGATTGTGGTTTTCAGCTGCAGACAGCGATGAAAAATATTGCCGATGTTGGTCAAGGTTTCATCCTTTACCTTCGCCAAGAGGGACGTGGCATAGGTTTGCTCAATAAGATTAGAGCTTATGAGCTGCAAGATCAGGGTGCTAATACCGTCGAAGCCAATGAAAAGCTGGGTTTTGCCGCCGATATGCGTAAGTACGATATGATCTTGCCTATGATGGAAAAGATAGGTATTCAGAAGGTCAAGTTGATGACTAACAATCCTCGCAAAGTGAAAGCGATGAAAGACTTAGGCATCGAGGTCGTCGAGCGTATCCCGCTACAAGTGGGCAAAAACCGCTATAATGAGTCCTACCTAAGGACCAAGTCTACCCAACTTGGACATCTGATGTCCGAAGATTATTTTGCTGATGAAGGCAAAGAATAA
- a CDS encoding YibL family ribosome-associated protein, with protein MNLKEELHGLSDKLEQFRRKLAAAEKRGDKGVALQFRQEINAVTKRIASTKTQQTRELSKQGGSVVSLKFKRPLTKAEQADMGKLKKSVKGLVVVHPMTALGREMGIKVVTGYAAKEF; from the coding sequence ATGAATTTAAAAGAAGAGCTTCATGGACTTAGCGACAAGCTAGAACAGTTCCGTCGTAAATTAGCCGCAGCAGAAAAGCGCGGTGATAAGGGAGTGGCGTTGCAATTTAGGCAGGAAATAAACGCAGTGACTAAGCGTATTGCCAGCACTAAAACTCAGCAAACACGTGAATTGAGTAAGCAAGGCGGCTCAGTAGTGAGCTTGAAATTCAAGCGCCCTCTGACGAAAGCTGAGCAGGCTGATATGGGTAAACTCAAGAAGTCAGTAAAAGGACTCGTTGTGGTTCATCCTATGACGGCACTCGGTCGAGAAATGGGTATCAAGGTTGTAACAGGCTACGCAGCAAAAGAGTTTTAA
- the nrdG gene encoding anaerobic ribonucleoside-triphosphate reductase-activating protein yields MNYHQYFPVDVINGPGTRATLFVSGCEHQCRGCYNQSTWNPDNGHRFDLQMQQRVINDLKDSRIKRRGLSLSGGDPLYPENLSEILALVQRVKNECPDKDIWLWTGYRLDELSPEQKRVIDYVDVLIDGKFEQENADVSLVFRGSSNQVIHYLAEKR; encoded by the coding sequence ATGAACTACCATCAATATTTTCCTGTGGATGTCATCAATGGGCCAGGAACGCGAGCGACTCTGTTTGTTTCGGGTTGCGAGCATCAATGCCGTGGTTGTTATAATCAGAGCACATGGAATCCAGATAATGGTCATCGATTTGACTTACAGATGCAGCAGCGAGTCATTAACGATCTTAAAGATAGCCGCATCAAACGCAGAGGTTTATCACTCTCAGGTGGCGATCCCCTCTATCCTGAGAATTTATCTGAGATACTCGCCCTGGTTCAGCGAGTCAAAAATGAATGTCCCGATAAAGATATCTGGTTGTGGACTGGATACAGATTAGATGAGTTATCCCCTGAGCAAAAGCGGGTAATAGATTACGTCGATGTCCTGATTGACGGTAAGTTTGAGCAGGAGAATGCGGATGTCAGTCTGGTATTTCGTGGTAGCAGTAATCAGGTAATTCACTATCTTGCAGAAAAGCGATAA
- the nrdD gene encoding anaerobic ribonucleoside-triphosphate reductase: protein MPVVIKRDGCRTPFDETRIRDAVVAAANSAGIDDKNYAMSVADSVAKCVADKTEIDIHDLQDLVENHLMEGPYKSLARVYIEYRHDRDLHRETSSRLNQEIRGLIEQTNAALMNENANKDAKVIPTQRDLLAGIVAKHYATRHILPKDVVGAHESGEIHYHDLDYAPFFPMFNCMLIDLSGMLTNGFKMGNAEIETPKSISTATAVTAQIIAQVASHIYGGTTINRIDEVLAPFVTKSYDKQYQLALDWGITDAKAFATAQTEKECYDAFQSLEYEVNTLHTANGQTPFVTFGFGLGTSWESHLIQSSMLKVRIAGLGKNRKTAVFPKLVFAIRDGINHKVGDRNYDIKQLALKCATTRMYPDILNYEQVEKVTGSFKTPMGCRSFLGTYEEGGELIHEGRNNLGVVSLNLPRVALEAKGDETQFYRILDLRLAIARKALDTRIERLEGVKARVAPILYMEGACGVRLKADEDISSIFKNGRASISLGYIGLHETINALYGTDKHVYDCEILRQKAIEVIEYMKAATDKWKQETGYAFSLYSTPSENLCSRFCKLDTQVFGVVEGVTNKGYYTNSFHLDVEKQVNPYDKLDFEQPYPALTNGGFICYGEYPNMQHNLEALEDVWDYSYSRVPYYGTNTPIDECYDCGFTGEFECASKGFTCPKCGNHEPSRVSVTRRVCGYLGSPDARPFNDGKQEEVKRRVKHL, encoded by the coding sequence ATGCCAGTGGTTATTAAGCGGGATGGTTGCCGCACGCCTTTTGACGAAACAAGGATTAGAGACGCTGTGGTGGCTGCAGCGAATTCGGCAGGTATTGATGACAAGAATTATGCGATGAGTGTCGCAGATTCTGTCGCTAAATGTGTGGCCGATAAGACTGAGATAGATATTCATGATCTGCAAGACTTGGTCGAAAATCACTTGATGGAAGGCCCTTATAAGTCTCTCGCTCGCGTCTATATCGAGTATCGTCATGATAGAGATTTACACCGTGAAACCAGCAGCAGACTGAATCAGGAAATCCGTGGTCTAATCGAGCAGACCAATGCAGCCCTGATGAATGAAAATGCTAATAAAGACGCTAAAGTGATCCCGACTCAGCGTGACTTATTAGCCGGGATTGTGGCTAAACATTATGCTACCCGACATATTTTACCCAAGGATGTGGTTGGGGCTCATGAGTCTGGTGAGATCCATTATCATGATCTTGATTATGCGCCTTTCTTCCCCATGTTTAACTGTATGTTGATCGATCTTAGTGGCATGTTGACTAATGGCTTCAAGATGGGCAACGCCGAGATTGAGACGCCTAAGTCTATCTCTACGGCAACGGCAGTGACGGCGCAGATCATCGCCCAGGTAGCCAGTCACATCTATGGTGGCACCACGATTAATCGTATCGATGAAGTATTGGCTCCTTTCGTCACCAAGAGTTATGACAAGCAGTATCAGCTGGCGCTGGACTGGGGCATCACAGATGCTAAAGCCTTCGCCACCGCGCAAACTGAAAAAGAGTGTTACGATGCGTTCCAGTCCCTGGAATACGAGGTCAACACCTTACATACAGCCAATGGTCAAACGCCATTTGTCACCTTTGGTTTTGGTTTAGGCACCTCTTGGGAGTCTCACCTTATACAATCGTCTATGTTGAAAGTGCGCATCGCGGGTTTGGGTAAAAACCGTAAGACAGCAGTATTTCCTAAACTAGTGTTTGCTATTCGTGACGGCATTAACCACAAGGTGGGCGACCGTAACTATGATATCAAGCAACTTGCGCTCAAGTGCGCCACGACCCGCATGTATCCAGATATTCTCAACTATGAGCAAGTAGAAAAGGTCACAGGGTCATTTAAGACTCCTATGGGATGCCGCAGTTTCCTTGGCACCTATGAAGAAGGTGGTGAGCTGATCCACGAAGGTCGTAACAACTTAGGTGTGGTGAGTTTGAACCTGCCAAGGGTTGCGTTGGAAGCCAAGGGAGATGAAACCCAATTTTATCGAATCTTAGATCTGCGTCTGGCTATTGCCCGTAAGGCTCTGGACACCAGAATTGAGCGTTTAGAAGGTGTTAAAGCGCGGGTAGCTCCCATTCTGTATATGGAAGGGGCTTGTGGAGTAAGGCTTAAAGCCGATGAGGATATATCAAGTATTTTCAAAAATGGCCGCGCCTCCATTTCTCTGGGCTATATCGGATTGCATGAAACTATCAATGCCCTCTACGGCACAGATAAGCATGTCTATGATTGCGAAATCTTGCGCCAAAAAGCCATTGAAGTCATTGAGTATATGAAAGCGGCAACCGACAAGTGGAAACAGGAGACTGGCTACGCTTTCAGTCTCTACAGTACACCGAGTGAAAACCTCTGTAGTCGTTTTTGTAAGCTAGATACTCAGGTCTTTGGTGTCGTGGAAGGGGTGACCAACAAAGGTTATTACACCAATAGCTTTCATCTCGATGTGGAAAAGCAAGTCAATCCATACGACAAGTTGGATTTTGAGCAGCCATATCCAGCATTAACTAACGGTGGTTTCATCTGTTACGGTGAATATCCGAATATGCAGCATAACCTCGAAGCATTGGAAGATGTGTGGGACTACAGTTACAGCCGAGTGCCATATTACGGCACCAACACGCCTATAGATGAGTGTTATGACTGTGGTTTTACCGGTGAGTTTGAATGTGCCAGTAAGGGTTTCACCTGCCCCAAGTGTGGCAATCATGAACCGAGTCGGGTTTCTGTAACCCGTCGAGTCTGTGGTTACTTAGGCAGTCCCGATGCAAGGCCCTTCAACGATGGCAAACAAGAAGAGGTTAAGCGACGGGTTAAGCACCTGTAA
- a CDS encoding MarR family winged helix-turn-helix transcriptional regulator, producing MSIDDTQASSCLSDNVCFALYTAGNALVRAYRPLLNECGLTYPQYLVMQALWLNDAVSLTQLSQMTRLDLGTLTPIVKRLEAKGLLNRAIDTKDERKKIIRTTPEGLALKQEALALKQVLLDKVTLSEPEIESLREMCMTLTQDLNRKS from the coding sequence ATGAGCATAGACGATACACAAGCAAGCAGTTGCCTGTCGGACAACGTCTGTTTTGCCCTGTACACAGCAGGTAATGCATTAGTGCGTGCCTATCGCCCCTTGTTGAATGAATGTGGCTTAACCTATCCACAATACCTGGTGATGCAGGCGCTCTGGTTAAATGATGCTGTCAGCCTGACCCAGCTGTCTCAAATGACACGTCTTGATTTAGGCACTTTGACGCCTATAGTCAAGCGCTTAGAAGCCAAAGGTCTGTTGAATCGTGCTATCGATACCAAAGATGAGCGTAAGAAGATCATCAGGACAACACCTGAGGGGCTAGCGCTGAAACAAGAGGCATTAGCACTCAAGCAAGTCCTGCTCGATAAAGTTACCCTCAGTGAGCCTGAAATAGAGTCTCTGAGAGAGATGTGCATGACCCTCACACAAGACTTAAACAGGAAATCATAA
- a CDS encoding NADP-dependent oxidoreductase yields MNAKQILLDSRPEGMPTADNFKQTSVKLPAITDGEFLVKNLWMSVDPYMRGRMIDRESYIAPFEIGEVLEGGSIGEVIESNNADFPIGTRVSANNGWRSHYVTDGSEHTRLPETPMSESHFLGVLGMPGMTAWTGLTRIAALKEGDTLFVSGAAGAVGSVVCQLGKLMGAKVVASVGSDEKAAHLRDLGVDAVINYKTTKDLSAALKQAAPQGIDVYFENVGGEHLTAALNNMNDHGRIAVCGMISQYNDTAPTPGPNNLGMIIIKKLKIEGFIVFEHWDHYPEFAKQMGQWLATGAIKAEQTIYQGLEQAPAAFIGLFEGKNRGKMLVKLD; encoded by the coding sequence ATGAACGCCAAACAGATCTTATTAGACTCTCGTCCGGAAGGCATGCCTACAGCAGATAATTTCAAGCAGACATCTGTTAAATTGCCTGCCATCACAGACGGTGAGTTCCTGGTTAAAAACCTATGGATGTCAGTTGACCCCTATATGCGTGGTCGCATGATAGACAGAGAGAGCTACATAGCACCATTTGAGATAGGTGAGGTACTGGAGGGCGGCTCAATAGGCGAAGTAATAGAGTCCAACAATGCCGATTTTCCTATCGGCACTAGAGTCAGTGCCAATAACGGCTGGCGTAGTCACTATGTCACCGATGGTAGTGAGCATACTAGACTCCCTGAGACCCCAATGAGTGAGTCTCACTTCCTCGGAGTCTTAGGCATGCCAGGTATGACGGCATGGACAGGTTTGACCCGAATCGCAGCCTTAAAAGAGGGAGACACATTATTTGTTTCTGGCGCTGCAGGTGCTGTAGGTAGCGTAGTGTGTCAGCTTGGTAAATTAATGGGGGCCAAGGTAGTGGCTTCAGTGGGTAGTGACGAGAAGGCTGCTCACCTGCGCGACTTAGGCGTCGATGCCGTGATTAACTACAAGACGACCAAAGATCTCAGTGCTGCACTGAAACAGGCTGCTCCACAAGGCATAGATGTTTATTTTGAAAATGTCGGTGGTGAGCATCTCACCGCGGCACTGAACAACATGAATGACCACGGCAGAATCGCCGTGTGCGGCATGATCTCGCAATACAATGATACAGCGCCGACTCCTGGTCCGAATAACCTGGGCATGATCATCATCAAGAAGCTTAAAATTGAAGGCTTTATCGTGTTCGAACACTGGGATCATTATCCTGAGTTTGCCAAGCAGATGGGACAATGGCTAGCAACTGGAGCCATTAAGGCCGAACAGACTATTTACCAAGGACTCGAGCAGGCACCAGCCGCCTTCATAGGTTTATTCGAAGGTAAGAATCGCGGCAAGATGCTGGTCAAACTCGACTAG
- the rssA gene encoding patatin-like phospholipase RssA produces MAKIGIALGSGAAKGWAHIGVLNGLAEMGIYPDKISGCSIGALVGAAYANEQLDELEHWVRSFSSWDVLGLMDLSWRKGGLIGGDKVFDIIQSRIGDLQIENLKKPMIAVATDLYSGQEIWFREGDLRHAIRASCSMPGILPPVKVGERWLVDGAVVNPVPVSVSRTMGVDVVIAVDLNGQRRGRMQVLPVDMTCNKPSLEESVKAQEHQDTGFMDLLARGREYVSHLSDKFSKGSRSDPGMLAVMSQSMDILEQRHKRARLMGDPPDICLIPDLGDIGTMEFHRADEAIAAGELAVKHARHQIEAVLSKY; encoded by the coding sequence ATGGCAAAAATAGGAATTGCACTGGGCAGTGGTGCCGCCAAGGGCTGGGCTCATATTGGCGTACTCAATGGACTGGCCGAAATGGGCATCTATCCCGATAAAATATCAGGCTGTTCAATCGGTGCTCTGGTTGGGGCTGCTTATGCTAATGAACAGCTCGATGAGCTTGAACATTGGGTAAGAAGCTTCTCCAGCTGGGACGTCTTAGGCCTGATGGACTTGAGTTGGCGCAAGGGCGGACTCATCGGAGGCGATAAGGTTTTCGATATAATTCAGAGCCGTATTGGCGATCTACAGATAGAAAATTTAAAAAAGCCCATGATTGCCGTCGCTACGGATCTCTATTCGGGTCAGGAGATCTGGTTTAGAGAGGGCGATCTTCGTCATGCCATTCGCGCTTCTTGCTCTATGCCAGGTATATTGCCGCCAGTTAAAGTAGGCGAACGTTGGTTGGTGGATGGGGCCGTGGTCAATCCAGTTCCTGTATCTGTCAGTAGAACCATGGGCGTCGATGTGGTCATAGCGGTAGACCTTAATGGTCAGCGCCGTGGTCGAATGCAGGTCCTGCCTGTGGATATGACCTGCAATAAGCCATCCCTAGAGGAGAGTGTCAAAGCACAAGAGCATCAAGATACTGGCTTTATGGATCTGCTTGCTCGTGGTCGGGAATATGTCAGCCACCTTAGCGATAAATTCTCCAAAGGCAGTCGCTCAGATCCTGGCATGCTGGCGGTGATGTCACAATCTATGGATATTCTAGAGCAGCGCCATAAACGCGCTAGACTCATGGGCGATCCACCGGATATCTGCTTAATCCCAGATCTCGGTGACATAGGCACCATGGAGTTCCATCGCGCAGACGAGGCCATCGCGGCAGGGGAGTTGGCGGTGAAACATGCCCGACATCAGATTGAGGCAGTACTAAGTAAATACTAA
- a CDS encoding outer membrane beta-barrel protein — MYSLKRAPSHVKILALSLLASSSFSVMAEDMAQANQVKTHEASKVQDDSFFYLGAKGGWINYQNACEAQAVDCDANDSAWGGFAGYQFHRNWAVETGYNDFGQAGAVYPESGLLNEYIGTMKGWEFSLKGNLPLTENLDLFGKAGTLRWDGENSGPFSYDSDDGWSPMVGIGLEYKLTPSWVARVEYQYFDSVGSDKLGGSNMHFTSLGLSYRFGQTKPVAKSVTQPAPVAVEQVVVVASPMVIPAMTNAVHFDFDSEVPLQTHILVEVARHLNQYPSASVVLQGYTDAVGPSGYNLKLSKRRAVSVAAYLKKLEVSDAQISIEALGETHPELDNITEEHRANNRRVYISIPEITVNPESTDSAQ, encoded by the coding sequence ATGTATTCATTAAAGCGCGCTCCCTCTCACGTTAAAATATTAGCCTTGTCACTGCTGGCAAGCAGTTCATTTTCTGTTATGGCAGAGGATATGGCTCAAGCTAATCAGGTTAAGACCCATGAGGCGTCAAAGGTACAAGATGACAGTTTCTTTTATCTTGGTGCTAAAGGCGGTTGGATTAACTACCAAAATGCTTGTGAAGCTCAAGCTGTCGATTGTGATGCAAACGACTCGGCCTGGGGCGGGTTTGCGGGTTATCAATTTCATCGAAATTGGGCAGTAGAGACTGGCTATAATGACTTTGGTCAGGCTGGGGCAGTTTACCCTGAGAGTGGACTACTTAATGAATATATAGGCACCATGAAAGGTTGGGAGTTTTCATTGAAAGGCAATCTGCCACTCACAGAAAACCTAGACCTGTTTGGTAAAGCGGGGACATTAAGATGGGATGGCGAAAACTCAGGGCCATTTTCATATGACAGCGACGATGGCTGGTCTCCCATGGTAGGCATAGGATTGGAATATAAGCTAACACCGTCTTGGGTTGCGCGTGTTGAGTATCAATATTTCGACTCGGTTGGCAGCGACAAGCTTGGGGGGAGTAATATGCACTTCACCAGTTTAGGACTCAGCTATCGTTTCGGCCAGACTAAACCAGTGGCTAAATCTGTGACTCAGCCAGCACCAGTTGCTGTGGAGCAGGTTGTCGTAGTAGCAAGCCCAATGGTTATCCCTGCAATGACTAATGCAGTACATTTCGATTTCGACAGTGAAGTCCCCTTACAGACTCATATCTTGGTTGAAGTCGCTAGGCATCTGAATCAATATCCAAGTGCCTCGGTTGTGCTTCAAGGTTACACCGATGCAGTTGGTCCTTCAGGCTATAACCTGAAACTTTCAAAACGACGTGCAGTGTCTGTTGCAGCTTACCTTAAAAAACTTGAGGTCAGTGATGCACAGATAAGCATCGAAGCTTTAGGTGAGACCCATCCCGAGCTAGATAACATCACCGAAGAGCACAGAGCCAATAATCGCCGGGTATATATCTCTATCCCGGAGATCACAGTGAACCCAGAGAGTACTGATTCGGCTCAATGA